Genomic window (Bradyrhizobium sp. 186):
ACCGAAGCCGCAACCTACGACGAGCTTTACCGCAACTTCCGCTGGCACGTTCCGGCGAGTTTCAACATGGCGGAGGCGTGCTGCGATCGTCATGCCGACGGCACTGGCCGCCTCGCGCTGGTCTATGTCGACGAGAACGGCGCGACCACGCGCACATCCTTCGACGAGGTTGCCGAGATGTCGCGCCGCTTCGCCAACGTATTGAGGGCGGACGGGCTTGCGCGCGGCGACCGCGTCGCGGTGTTTCTGTCGCAGTCGCTGGAATTGCCGATCGCGCACATGGCCGCGTTCCGCTCCGGGTTGATCTCGATCCCGCTGTTCGCATTGTTCGGTGAGGACGCGCTGGAATTCCGATTGTCGAATTCACAAGCCAGGGCGATCATCACCGATGAGGCCGGCTGGGAGAAGCTCACAAAGGTCCGCGACCGGCTGCCCTACCTGCAAGACATCTATGTCACAAGCGGCGCCGTTCACGCCGGTGCCAAGCCGTTCTGGTCGGCGATCGAAACCGCGTCCGAGGAATTTGCGACCGTGGAAACTTCGGCCGATGATCCCGCGCTCATCATCTATACCTCAGGCACGACCGGCAACCCGAAGGGTGCGCTGCATGCGCATCGCGTCGTGCTCGGCCATCTGCCCAATGTGGAGATGTGTCACAACTTCCTGCCGCGGCCCGGCGATCTCATGTGGACGCCGGCGGACTGGGCCTGGATCGGCGGCCTCGTCAACGGCCTGTTCGCGTTCTGGTATCACGGCATTCCCCTGGTCGGCCACCGCGCGCGCAAATTCGAGCCGCAGGCGGCGATGCAGATGATGGCGGATCTCAGCGTCCGCAACGTCTTCCTGCCGCCGACGGCATTGAAGCTGATGCGGCAGGCCGGCGTGAAGCATTCCGGCGTCAAGCTACGCAGCATTTTTACGGGCGGTGAATCGCTTGGTGGCGAACTCCTGGGCTGGGTGCGCGAGACGTTCGGCATCGACGCGCACGAGGTGTTCGGCCAGACCGAGTGCAATCTCGTGATCGGCAGCAACTCGAACCTGTTTCCGATCCGCCCCGGTTCGATGGGCAAGGCGACGCCGGGTTTCGACGTCCGCATCGTCAACGACAAGGGCGAGGAGCAGCCGCGCGGGCAGCGTGGCATTATCGGCGTGCGTCAGCCGTGCCCGTGCACGATGATCGAGTACTGGCGCAATCCGGAGGCGACGGCGAAGAAATATGCCGGTGAATTCCTGCTCACCGGCGATCTCGGGGTGCAGGATGAGGACGGCTATTTCTGGTACGTCAGCCGCGAGGATGACGTCATCACCACCGCCGGCTATCGCGTCGGCCCGTCCGAGATCGAGCACACGCTGATGAAGCATCCCGCGGTAGCGATGGCTGCCGTCGTGGGTATTCCCGATCCGATCCGCACGGAATCGATCAAGGCCTGGATCGTGCTGCGCCCCGGCTTTGCAGCAAGTGATGCGCTCGCACGCGAGATCCAGGAATTCGTCAAGGTGCAACTCGCCGCCCACGAGTACCCGCGCTTCGTGCAGTTCGCGGAGACCTTGCCGATGACGGCCACGGGAAAGGTGCTGCGGCGCGAGCTGCGGGCAAGGGGGTAGGCGGTACCATTCGTTCCTCGGGTTTCCTTCTCGCTGCATCCTCGCCCTGTCGCCCAACTTCGATGTCGTCCCGGCTCACGTTTAGCGCGCCCCGGGACGAAGGCGGCGACTACGGCGTCTTGATCCCCATCGCCTTCAACGCCGCCAGCATCTGCGCCGGCGGAGCCATCGTGATCTGTGGCGCCTTGCCCGTTTCCAGCAGGCTCTTCAGTCCCGACAGGATCGCGGGCCAGCCGGTGCGTCCGCCGCTGAGGATGTCGTCGCTGAGCGGGCGATCGTGACGTTCGCTCATGGTGAGGCGGACGGCCTCGCCGGCGGGCTCGATCTCGTAGGTCACGAGCGTGGTGCCGAGCTTTGCGACGAGGTCGGGCCAGTTGACGTTCCACGTCACGGTGAGCTTGTTCGGCGGATCGTATTCGAACACCTCGCCAGTGATGTGCTCCGGGCCATCCGGTGCGCGCACGATGAAGCTGCCGCCGAGCCTCTGTTCCATCTCTACCGCAAAGCCGGAAAAGTATTTGCGGCTGAATTCGGCCGAGGTCAGCGCCTCCCACACCCTCTCTGGCGTGGAGGCGATGTAGATGGTGTAGACCGTCAGCGGCTTGAACTGCTCGAGGTTCATCACTCAAATCCCTTGATGCCGAGCGCGGCCGGCGGGATCGCCGGTGCTTTGCCGGTCTCGAGCAGGCTCTTCAGCCCGGACAGGATCGCAGGCCAGCCCCTGGAAATGCCGTCGAGCAGTTCGCTGCCTGCCGCGAAGCCTTCATGCGTGACCGTCAGCTTCACGAGATTGCCGTAAGCCTCGATAGTGAAGACGACCTTGGTCGGCTGTTCGTTCCGCATGTTCTCCATCAATTTGTGCTTGAAGGTATAGGCGAGCCGCCGCGGCGGATCGGCTTCCAAAATCTCGCCGGTGTCGGTGGTCGTGCCGCTCATCACCAATGCGAAGGGCGAGCCGACCTTCCAGTCGGAGTGGACCTCGGTGTCGAACCAGTATTGCCGGGTGAACGCGCTGTTGGTCAGCGCCTCCCACAATTTTTCCGGCGTGGTCTCGATATAGGTGACATAGACGAATTCCGGTCTACTCATCGCGCTTCTCCAACTGGCGTTTCAACTCGCTGAGCGCGGCGAGCTTGCCGCGCTCGAATTTCTTGATCCAGCGTTCGCCGATCTGATGGATCGGCACCGGGTTGAGATAGTGCAGCTTCTCGCGGCCATGCTTGATGGTCGTGACGAGGTTGGCTTCTTCCAGGATCGCAAGGTGTTTTGTGACGGCCTGGCGCGTCATCTCCAGGCCCTCGCAGAGTTCGTTCAATGTCTGTCCGTTGCGGGCGTGAAGCCTGTCCAGGAGCGACCGTCGTGATGCGTCGGCGAGCGCTTTGAAGACCTCATCCATGGCGGGATAATAGGCAACCAAATGGTTGCATGTGGTGTTTTTGGTGCGCGCATTTGGTTGTGCTAGCCTTGAAGCTCAGCCAACGCAGATTGGTTCCGGGAGGACTTCATGCTCCGTTGCGTCCCACTTGCTGCCTGCCTCGTCCTTTTTGCCGGCAGCACCACGGCCCACGCGCAGAAGCAGACGATCGGCGCGCCGCCGGAAGCTTCCAACATGAAGCTCGTCGGCGCCAACGACCTCCAGGCGCGCAGCGCCTATCAGCCGACCATTCATCATCAGGGTGACCGCTGGATCGCCTATATCGGCCATCACGGCGGCACCGACGACGTGGCCGCCCCCGTCAATCCGATGACGGGGCAGGCCGAGCCGAACGGAACCTCGGTCGTCGACGTCACCGATCCCGCGCATCCAAAATATCTGCGGCATCTGCCGGGGCAGGAGGGCAAGTATGAATCCGGCGGCGCCCAGATGGTGCGGGTCTGTGACGGCAAGTCCTTGCCGAAGGGAGATCCCAGTGCGGTCTATATGCTGCGCACGTTCGGCAGCGAGGCGCATGAGATCTGGAACGTCGCCGATCCCGCCAATCCCGTGCTTATCACCCGCATCGGTGGATTGAAGGACACGCACAAGAGCTGGTGGGAGTGCGACACCGGCATCGCCTACCTCGTCTCGGGCGCGCCGGACTGGCGCACGCGCCGCATGACGCAAATCTATGATCTCAGTGATCCCGCGCATCCCCAAAAAATCCGAGACTTCGGCCTGCCTGGCCAGGAGCCCGGGTCGACCGGCGCGGTGCCGACCGAGCTACACGGGCCGATTTCGACCGGCCCCGCCGGCAATCGCGTCTATTTCGGCTACGGCACCAACAAGGGCGGCATCTTGCAGATCGTCGATCGCGACAAGCTGTTGAACGGCGGCAAGGAGCCGACGCCGGACAATCTGCGCTATCCCGAGATTTCGCGCATGCCGATGTCGGCCTTCAACGGCGCGCACACCACGTTCCCGATGCTCGACATGCCTGTCGCCGAGTTCGCCGAGGACAAGGACGGCAAGACCCGCGACATCGTCATGATCGTGGACGAGGCGATCCTGAACGAATGCGGCGAGGCGCGGCAGATGGTGTGGTTCGCCGACGTCACCACCGAAGCGCGACCGATGATGATCTCAAGCTACACCGTGCCGGAAGCAACCGGGCAGTTCTGCCAGCGCGGTGGCCGTTTCGGCTCGCATTCGTCGAACGAGAGCATGGCGCCGGTCTACTACAAGAAGATCGCTTTCATCGCCTTCTTCAATGCCGGCGTGCGTGCGCTCGACATCCGCGATCCCTACCAGCCCAAGGAGGTCGGCTATTTCATCCCGGCGATCACGCAGGCCACCGACAAGCGCTGCATTCCGATCGAAGGCGGGACGCGGTGCAAGGTCGCGATCCAGACCAACAATGTAGAGACCGACGACCGTGGCTACATCTATATCGTCGACCGCGCCAATACCGGCCTGCACATTTTGGAGTTGACCGGACCGGCGCGCGCCGCCGCCGGCCTGCCGCGGAACTAGCCATGCGGCGCGTGGTGACGATCGCACTGGTCGTGGCCGCACTCGGCGCGTCCGGCGTCGGGGCGTATCAACTCGCGCCGGCTGAGAAATCCGTGCATTGGCGCGAGATCGCCTGGCCGTTCCCGCGCGATGGCTGGCCCGCTGGCCGCGCGTTCCGCTGCGATGGCACCTGTGCCGGCGCCGAACTCTATGTTCGCGCAAAACTCGGTTTCTGCAATTGCGACCGTGGCGTCGCGGATGACGACGAGGTCGATCGTGTTGCCGATCTCGATCTGATCAGTCCGCGATTCGCCGCGACGGCATCGGGAAAGGAAGTGTACATCGGCGATCTGCGTGGTCGTGCCAGGCATTATGATCTCGACATGCCCGACGGCGTCCGTCACGCCGCGATCGGCATCGCCGTCTCGCGGCGATGCGATCTGCTGGTCGCGGTGACGCAGGGTAGAGGTGAGACGATGGCGGTGCAGCACGCTACGCTGGCGTTCCTGGGAACACAGGAGATGAAGAGATGGATGGTCGCTGTGCTGGATGGGCGGTGAGGAAGGCACGATCGAGCCGCCTCCTCCGCCGTCATCACCCGCGGAGGCGGGTGATCCAATATTCCAGAGACGGTCGTGGGATACGGATAAGCCGCGGCGTAATGGATACCCCGCTTTCGCGGGGTATGACGGCGGTGTTTGAGGCCCGCGCGTTCCACATAGTCATAGCTTCCGTTCCCGTCTCCGCCATGCATTAATAACCCGCAACGCCCTCAGCGAGTCTCCGCCATGATGTCCATGCAAGCCTATCTCGCCTTCGTCGCCGCCTGCATAGCGCTCGCGCTGCTGCCGGGCCCGATCGTAACCCTCGTCATCGCCAATGGCCTGCGCCACGGCACGCGCTCGGCCTTGATCAACGTCGCGGGGGCGCAAGCGGGCCTCGCCATCGTCATCGGCATCGTCGCGGTCGGCCTGACCTCGCTGATGGCGACCATGGGCTACTGGTTCGACTGGGTGCGCTTTGCCGGTGCTGCCTATCTGATCTGGCTCGGCATCAAGCTGATCTGGGCGCCGGTCGAAGGCCTCAACGTGGACGAGCCGCCGGCGCCGCCGCGCGGCGGGTTCTTCCTGCAAGGTTTTCTGGTGCTGCTGTCGAATCCGAAGGTGCTGATTTTCTTCGGCGCCTTCATTCCGCAGTTCATGGACATGAACCGCGACCACTTCCCGCAGGTCGCGCTGCTCGGGGCCACCTTCATGGTCACTGCGGCGATGACGGATGCGCTCTATGCCATCGCGGCAGGGCGCGCTCGGAAATTCTTTTCGGCCCGCCGCACACGCATGATGTCGCGCGTCTCCGGCGGCTTCATGATCGGCGGCGGCATCTGGCTGGCGCTGACACGGGCGAAGTAGCCCGCTTTCGAGCCTCTGCGGGTTGAACCTTTGTCGGCGGCGATGCGTCCAATCGGGCATTGCCGCCGACAAAGGAATTTGGCCGTGCCCGATTTGCCCTGGTTCGTCTATGCGATGCTGCTCGCACCGCTCGGGCTGCTTCTGGTCGCCGCCGTTGTGAAGACCTGGCAAGCGCGTGAAGCGCGGAGCTGGCCGCAAGTACCCGGCAAGGTCGTCACCTCGGTCGCGGAGATGCGCGAGGTCAGGGTTTCCGACGACGATCGCGAGGAGGGCTATCGCCTCGAGAGCCGCAATTTCGCGAACGTGACTTACGAATATTCGGCCGGGGGCCGCAAGCTGCGCAACAACCGCATCTCCATCGGCGAAGATCTCGGCAATTTCCAGGTGGCCGAGAAGCTCGCAAAATATCCCGCCGGCAGCACCGTCACCGTCTACTACAACCCGCGCCATCCCGATCAGGCTGTGCTGGAGCGCGATCTGCCCAAGGGCCTGTGGGGCTGTCTCGGCATCGGCACGGCCATCGTGCTTGCCATCATTTTCGGCTCGGCGTTCGGTCTCAACCAGAGCTACGAATTCCTCGCGCATCACATCGGGCGGCCCGATCTCGCAGGGCTGGTCGTCGGCTTCGGAGCGTTCGGCCTCGTCATCGCGCTGATGGGGCTGGCCGTGCGACGGCAGGCTTCGATGGCGTCGCGATGGCCGGTGGTGCCGGGCACGATCAAATTGTCGGAGATGGAGGAATATCACGAAGCCCGCGAACCCGGTGAAAGTCGCGGTGTCGAGATGTTCGGCAAGCGCGTATCTTACACCTACCGCTATCAGAACGTCAGCTACACCAATGAATGCGCGCGTGTTGCTGCGGGATCGCCCCCGGCCTCCGACAAGATGCTGCAACGCCTGCTGTCGCGCTATCAGGACGGTGCGACCGTCGAGGTCCGCGTCAATCCCGACAACCCGGCGGAAGCAACGCTCGATGCACGAGGCGGCGGCCGCATTGCCTTTGTGCTGTGGGGCATCGCCGCCATCTTCGCCGCGCTTGCCCTGTTCGTCGCAACGCGCGGCGGCTAGCCGACCAGCTTCTCCGCCCGCAACTCCACCTCGATCTCGCCAAAGATCCGCGCCAGCCGCTCGGCCCATTGTTGCTGGCCGGACTGGTCCGCGATCAAATCCTGGCGGATCTCGATGCCGGTGTTGACGAGACCGCGGGCCTCGCCGTGCACGGGGATGGTGTAATCGGTGAGGTCGCTCACCGCATAGGGCTCGTTGTCGCCAACGACGAGATCACTTTCCGCACGCAAGTGCTTCAGCAGGAGGTGCGGCAGCACCGTATCGCGGTTGTAGAGCGTGCCGATGTGCCAGGGCCGCGCGACGCCGGCGTAAGCCGGCGTGAAACTGTGCAGCGACACCAGCACCGTCGGCCGCCTGTCGTGCACGCGGCGGTCGATCGCGGCGTTGATGCGGTCGTGATAGGGATCGAAAATCTCGCGCCGCCGCGCGTCGCGCTCCCGCTCGGAAATCCGCTCGTTGCGTGGGATCGCCGTGGCCTCGGAAGTCACCGGAATCGAGCTGACTGCGGCGGGCGGGCGGTTGCAGTCGATCACGAGCCGCGAATAGCGCTGGGCAATCAGGTGCGCGTCGAGCATTTTGGCCAGCCGGTCGGCGACGCCGGCGACGCCGATGTCCCAGGCGATGTGCCGCGTCAGCTCGCTCTCGGCGACGCCGAGATCGCCGAGCGAACGCGGCAGCAGCCGGCCGTCATGATCCGAAGTGAGCAGGAAGGGGGACGTCCCCGCTGCATTCGTCTCATGCACTGGGGGTATGTCACCCTCGCCGAGGAGTTGATACGCCACGTCTGCCGTGTCTAAAGCCATCTCGATTACCTATGGAAAAAGCACGCCGCCCCTCAAAATTGGGCAGCGAACGCTATAGAATAGCTGGTCCAAATTCGCCATGATTGACTGACGATGCCGCTGCTCACGATTCATCACAAGACCGAATATCGCTACGACCGCCCCGTGGCGTTCGGCGAACACAGGATCATGCTGCGTCCGCGCGACGGGCATGACCTGCGCGTGCTCGACTCAAGGCTCGAAATCTCGCCCGTGCCGATGTCGCTGCACTGGATTCACGACGTGTTCGGCAATTCGGTCGCGATCGCCAATTTCGACGAGCGCGCGGACAGGCTGATCTTCGACTGGCATGTCACCGTCGAGCACAATCCGGTGGAGGAGTTCGCGCTGACGCCGGACGATCCCGCCTATTTCTATCCGTTCGTCTACGACGACGAGGAATTTCCCGATCTTGTTCAGTACGTCAGGCCGCAATATTCCGATCCCGACGGTGAGATTGCGGAGTGGGCGCGCGGCTTCCTCGACGATGATGCACCGTCACCGACCTTCAAGATCCTGAGCGGCATCACGCACGGCGTCCGCGAGCAGTTCAGATATCGCAAGCGTCATGAACCCGGCACGCAGCACCCACTCGACACCTTGCAGTCGGGCACGGGAACTTGTCGGGACTATGCGCTGTTCATGATCGAGGCGCTGCGCCACCTCGGCATCGCCGCGCGATTCGTCTCCGGCTACATCTTCGTGCCTGAGGACATCGAGCAGCGACACGTCGGCGGCGGCTCGACCCATGCCTGGGTACAGGTCTATCTGCCGAGTGCGGGCTGGATCGAGTTCGATCCGACCAACGGCATCGTCGGCACCCGCGACCTCATCCGTGTCGCGGTCGCCCGCGACCCGCGCCAGGCGATCCCGCTGCATGGCGTCTATATCGGGCCCGCAGGGGCCTTCGACGGGATGGAAGTGAACATCAAGGTGGTCTCGGACGACCAAGACAACGACCAGGAGATGGAGGCAGAGGTTTCGTAGAGGTGGCCAACAGCTCCTCGCAATGACGGCGGTTGAAAGCGCGCACGATGCCTCCCCAATGTCGTCCCGGCGAAGGCGAGAGGTGTAGCGCTGTCGTTCCGTACAATTGCGAGCTATAGACACCTTCATGACCTCCGATCGTCTCTTCGTCTACGGCACCTTGATGCGCGGCTTCGACCATCCGATGGCGCGGCTGCTCGCAGGCCATGCGGATTTCCTTGGGGACGCGACCTGCCGCGGCCGGCTCGTGCTGGTGAAGCACTATCCGGGATTGCTGCTGTCGGACGCGCCGTCCGATCTCGTCCACGGCGAGCTGTTCCAGCTGCGCGCGGGCGACGAGCTCCTGGACGAGCTCGACATGTACGAAGCCTGTGGCGAAGGCTTTCCGGAGCCGACGGAGTATTTGCGCAAGCTGATCGACGTGACGCGTGCGGACGGCCTAGTGGAGAAGGCCTGGACCTACATCTACAACTGGCCCGTGACCGATCTGCCGCGCATCGAGTCGGGCCGGTTCATCGAGCATTAAGCCGAGAGCACTTCCTTCACCACGCGGACGTCGACCTCGCGCTCGACGTAGCTCCACTCCTCGGTCTGCCGCAGCATCGCGACCAGCTCCTCGAACAGCGAGGCATGCGGGGGTGCGAATTCGAACCAGGTCAGGAAATCAAAGGGTTCGCCAAGATCGCGGCAGTGATAGAGCTGCCGCGCGATCGCGGGGAGGAAGCGCAGGCTGCTTGCGATGTGGTGCGACTTGTCCTCGAAGATCCTGCGCCGCTCTTCCTGCGTCAGCTCCCACCAGGCTTGCGACTTGCGGATCGGGATCAACGCCGCGCAGGTTGCCTCGAGCCGGCCGAGCCCGGCCTGCACGGCGGCGAGCTGCTGCTTCTCGGCGCGCTCGGTGTAGCGCAGCGAACTCGGGACGCCGACCAGCCGCCACGCATGGCGCGAAGGCACCAGCGGCAACGAAGCGGCATCGCTGTCGGTGACCGACAGCGCCGGCATGAAGGGCAGGGGCTCGCCCGTCACGGGCAAAATCGAGGTCACGCGCCAGCCCCCGCTTTGGCCGCCTCGAAACGTCCTGAACATCGAGACATGGAAGCGTGGAACCGGGCGGGGTGCAAGGCCCTCGATATGAGCTTCCGGACGCGTTTGCCCGGATCAAGCCCGCTTCTTCGGCTTCGCCCTCTGCTGCATGTAGGAGCGCAGCACCGCATTCATGCGCCGCTGATAACCCTCGCCCTCGCGCTTGAAGAAGTCGAGCACGTCCTCGTCGACGCGGATGGAGATGGCTTTCTTCTTGGGCGGCACAACCAGCACGGCGTCCGACCAGTCGATGTCCTTGAACTCCGCCCAGTCGGGATCATTTGCGATCGAGGCTTCCAGTTCCTCGTCCGTCATCGCATCGACACGAGCCCAGTCAGTGTTTCCCTTGCGGCGATCGCCCCATCGACGCCTCACGATATGCTCTTTTTTCATTTGGCCTCGGACGCCGGGCTGAAATAATGCGGATCGACTCATTTCGGCGTGCAAAAATCACCGTCAGAATTCGATCGTTGAATTCTCCGATCGCGATCCACCGCTCCTCGCCGTTGCGATTCGATCTCTTGAGGACGACGGGTCCGTAGAAAATCTGACTGGCATCGTCAAAACTGATGCTGTGCTTGATCAGATTGGCTCGACTTTTCCCTTCGTCCCATTCGAACCCGGCCGGTGCGAAAAGGTTGAAATCGGACATTCGCTTATCTGTATATACGATTGTATCGTGAGAGTATCAAGCCTGTGGATATGGACGGAACATATCACGAACATTAAATAAGCGATTGAAGGAAGGCAAGGGTTCGCCTTTCTGAGGTGGGCGCTACGTGCGGCCAAGCTGACAGAGTTTTATTGCGCCATGCGCTTCACGCCCCAATTCCTCGACGAGCTGCGTGCCCGGCTTTCGGTCTCCGAAGTCGTGGGCAAGCGCGTCAAACTGAAGAAGGCAGGGCGCGAGTGGAAGGGGCTGTCGCCGTTCCAGCAGGAGAAGACGCCGTCCTTCTACGTCAACGATCAGAAGGGTTTTTACCACGACTTCTC
Coding sequences:
- a CDS encoding acyl-CoA synthetase, with protein sequence MLTEAATYDELYRNFRWHVPASFNMAEACCDRHADGTGRLALVYVDENGATTRTSFDEVAEMSRRFANVLRADGLARGDRVAVFLSQSLELPIAHMAAFRSGLISIPLFALFGEDALEFRLSNSQARAIITDEAGWEKLTKVRDRLPYLQDIYVTSGAVHAGAKPFWSAIETASEEFATVETSADDPALIIYTSGTTGNPKGALHAHRVVLGHLPNVEMCHNFLPRPGDLMWTPADWAWIGGLVNGLFAFWYHGIPLVGHRARKFEPQAAMQMMADLSVRNVFLPPTALKLMRQAGVKHSGVKLRSIFTGGESLGGELLGWVRETFGIDAHEVFGQTECNLVIGSNSNLFPIRPGSMGKATPGFDVRIVNDKGEEQPRGQRGIIGVRQPCPCTMIEYWRNPEATAKKYAGEFLLTGDLGVQDEDGYFWYVSREDDVITTAGYRVGPSEIEHTLMKHPAVAMAAVVGIPDPIRTESIKAWIVLRPGFAASDALAREIQEFVKVQLAAHEYPRFVQFAETLPMTATGKVLRRELRARG
- a CDS encoding SRPBCC family protein; translated protein: MNLEQFKPLTVYTIYIASTPERVWEALTSAEFSRKYFSGFAVEMEQRLGGSFIVRAPDGPEHITGEVFEYDPPNKLTVTWNVNWPDLVAKLGTTLVTYEIEPAGEAVRLTMSERHDRPLSDDILSGGRTGWPAILSGLKSLLETGKAPQITMAPPAQMLAALKAMGIKTP
- a CDS encoding SRPBCC family protein, with translation MSRPEFVYVTYIETTPEKLWEALTNSAFTRQYWFDTEVHSDWKVGSPFALVMSGTTTDTGEILEADPPRRLAYTFKHKLMENMRNEQPTKVVFTIEAYGNLVKLTVTHEGFAAGSELLDGISRGWPAILSGLKSLLETGKAPAIPPAALGIKGFE
- a CDS encoding metalloregulator ArsR/SmtB family transcription factor — translated: MDEVFKALADASRRSLLDRLHARNGQTLNELCEGLEMTRQAVTKHLAILEEANLVTTIKHGREKLHYLNPVPIHQIGERWIKKFERGKLAALSELKRQLEKRDE
- a CDS encoding LysE family translocator is translated as MMSMQAYLAFVAACIALALLPGPIVTLVIANGLRHGTRSALINVAGAQAGLAIVIGIVAVGLTSLMATMGYWFDWVRFAGAAYLIWLGIKLIWAPVEGLNVDEPPAPPRGGFFLQGFLVLLSNPKVLIFFGAFIPQFMDMNRDHFPQVALLGATFMVTAAMTDALYAIAAGRARKFFSARRTRMMSRVSGGFMIGGGIWLALTRAK
- a CDS encoding DUF3592 domain-containing protein, whose product is MPDLPWFVYAMLLAPLGLLLVAAVVKTWQAREARSWPQVPGKVVTSVAEMREVRVSDDDREEGYRLESRNFANVTYEYSAGGRKLRNNRISIGEDLGNFQVAEKLAKYPAGSTVTVYYNPRHPDQAVLERDLPKGLWGCLGIGTAIVLAIIFGSAFGLNQSYEFLAHHIGRPDLAGLVVGFGAFGLVIALMGLAVRRQASMASRWPVVPGTIKLSEMEEYHEAREPGESRGVEMFGKRVSYTYRYQNVSYTNECARVAAGSPPASDKMLQRLLSRYQDGATVEVRVNPDNPAEATLDARGGGRIAFVLWGIAAIFAALALFVATRGG
- a CDS encoding N-formylglutamate amidohydrolase; this translates as MALDTADVAYQLLGEGDIPPVHETNAAGTSPFLLTSDHDGRLLPRSLGDLGVAESELTRHIAWDIGVAGVADRLAKMLDAHLIAQRYSRLVIDCNRPPAAVSSIPVTSEATAIPRNERISERERDARRREIFDPYHDRINAAIDRRVHDRRPTVLVSLHSFTPAYAGVARPWHIGTLYNRDTVLPHLLLKHLRAESDLVVGDNEPYAVSDLTDYTIPVHGEARGLVNTGIEIRQDLIADQSGQQQWAERLARIFGEIEVELRAEKLVG
- a CDS encoding transglutaminase family protein, yielding MPLLTIHHKTEYRYDRPVAFGEHRIMLRPRDGHDLRVLDSRLEISPVPMSLHWIHDVFGNSVAIANFDERADRLIFDWHVTVEHNPVEEFALTPDDPAYFYPFVYDDEEFPDLVQYVRPQYSDPDGEIAEWARGFLDDDAPSPTFKILSGITHGVREQFRYRKRHEPGTQHPLDTLQSGTGTCRDYALFMIEALRHLGIAARFVSGYIFVPEDIEQRHVGGGSTHAWVQVYLPSAGWIEFDPTNGIVGTRDLIRVAVARDPRQAIPLHGVYIGPAGAFDGMEVNIKVVSDDQDNDQEMEAEVS
- a CDS encoding gamma-glutamylcyclotransferase family protein, with the translated sequence MTSDRLFVYGTLMRGFDHPMARLLAGHADFLGDATCRGRLVLVKHYPGLLLSDAPSDLVHGELFQLRAGDELLDELDMYEACGEGFPEPTEYLRKLIDVTRADGLVEKAWTYIYNWPVTDLPRIESGRFIEH
- a CDS encoding chlorite dismutase family protein produces the protein MFRTFRGGQSGGWRVTSILPVTGEPLPFMPALSVTDSDAASLPLVPSRHAWRLVGVPSSLRYTERAEKQQLAAVQAGLGRLEATCAALIPIRKSQAWWELTQEERRRIFEDKSHHIASSLRFLPAIARQLYHCRDLGEPFDFLTWFEFAPPHASLFEELVAMLRQTEEWSYVEREVDVRVVKEVLSA
- a CDS encoding BrnA antitoxin family protein, translating into MTDEELEASIANDPDWAEFKDIDWSDAVLVVPPKKKAISIRVDEDVLDFFKREGEGYQRRMNAVLRSYMQQRAKPKKRA
- a CDS encoding BrnT family toxin, which translates into the protein MSDFNLFAPAGFEWDEGKSRANLIKHSISFDDASQIFYGPVVLKRSNRNGEERWIAIGEFNDRILTVIFARRNESIRIISARRPRPNEKRAYREASMGRSPQGKH